From the genome of Saccharomyces kudriavzevii IFO 1802 strain IFO1802 genome assembly, chromosome: 16:
CATGATAGCATGTGCCTTGTTCCCGATATGTCTAATGATAATGTAAACACTACTCAGTCCGCAAACCCCCAATAAACTCACTCCGATGGCAATGAGTCTTAATTTCGGGTTCTTAGTTTCAACGCTATCATTTTGTGAAGATTCCTGGTCTTGACTTTGTTGCCCAAACAGAAACGTAGGTCGAATAATCAACACAACgccagaaaatgaaattaaagatCCCAAGGCTTCAAACTTACTAAAAGGCTCACCCAGCAATAAAAACGAAAGGAAAATGGTTAACGTGGGTGACATAAAAGTAATTAAAACAGCATCACTAATACTTAGATACATTAGGGAGAAGTACATTCCAAAAACACCAAAAAATCCCATAATACCTCTAAGTATCAACCATTTCCTACATGAGGGTGCACCCCATGGAATGTCTGGaatattttgtttattcCAACGCATATATGCTAGAGTACAGCAGTAGGTAATGGACATTCTCACTAGCAGAATCTGTAAAGGGTTGATCCGTGATTGTGAGGTTTCTAATGGGTCACTCTCCAAGACTTTGGTAGAAACTACCATAgaagagttgaaaaaataagacaCTATGAGTAAGACAAGTCCATAATTGGGCTTTAAGTAATCTTTACTGATTCTCTGCAGTATCATCGAGTGAATGGAGGCCTATGTCTAACTTTATACCGTATAGTCTTGTACTACTGGATAAGATAGCTTTTCTatctcctttttttttttttggtaccTCAGGTGACTCAATTCGTGACTAAAAAAGGACCCTACATAAAGGGCAAATTTCTATAAAAAGTGCGATAAATAAATTTTGTGTGATTACATATAAAAGCAGATCATCAccttcttttggaaatctTGGTGGTAGTATCTCTTTCAATGATTCCCCCTGTATCCTCTAAACGTTCTTCCTCGAGAGTCACTTGATCTCTTCTTTCCCACCAACGGTCTTCACATATTTCGAAGGATTTGGTCTTTAAATGTTTGCCCTTCAAGTCTTTGTTGTTGGAAATAGACCAGGTTAAAAAGTTTGCACCTTCCCTTAAATAAAATGCTCTTAAAGTTTCGAACGGTTTAGGGTGCGGTAACCAAGATCTTTCGTCGGGGATCTCCATTTGCGCTTGTCCATTGTCTTCGTTTTCGCCTTCCTCGTCCTCGTCACCCTCAAGCAACGCAACATCCtgctcttcttcatcgttgTCCTcgccatcatcatcatcatcatcctcGTATTCAAAGTCATCCTCGTCAGAGTCTCTGTCACCTAATCTCTTAGCTTCTTCGATGGTAGATAGATCTTCCCAGTAAACATTTACACCATCCAACTTATTCAAGTCTATACTGTAAAATGAATTGATTGGGTAGTCCTTCTCACCAAGTTCCCATACACCACTGTAGATGAACAACGAATCGTCCACTACACAGGTTGCTGCGTTGAATCTTGGATGCGGCAATTGATTTGAGATGGTAATATTTTCTGGGTTATCTAAatcactatcatcatcCTCACCCTCATCATCGCCATCGATAGAGTTAGAGCCTGTTGTGGTattgtcatcatcatcatcatcatttagATTAGATTTTGCTAGAATGGAATTCAGTAAATCTTgcaattccttttcttgatctttattagattttcttttacttgTGAGGGGTgcatttttgttgtttgtttgACGCTGAGGTTTAATTCTTAACTTGGACCATTTGTTCAGTTCCAAATGGAACATATATAGATCATTGTAAAAGACGGACTCCAAAGATTCCTCGGTTTCCTGTAAATCGTAGACACCACCGAAGGCGACAGATTTATTTTGCTTCCATAAATTGAACGAATAACCAACTCTTGGTGAGGGTtggtttttgaaattcttcaatttttcccATTGCCATTTCTTTGGATCAGGTGTCAAATTCAGTTTCCATGCatcattcaaaatcttccccttcatcaaatttttattgtttttggCAATGATTTTACAATAACCACCCATTAATATGGCGGAATTGTCTGTAGGGATGAAACAATGGCCAGATCTTGCTTCAGGTTTAGTGTTAGTCTCCAGTTTGGTCCATTTGTAGTTTGAGATATCAAAACACCACAAATCATTCAGATAAGAAGTCTGACCGTTTCCCAAGTCTCTAAACCCGCcaaacaaaatgaaataattcTTCCAGGCAATGATTCTATGGCCTGATCTGGCACTGGGTGAAGAGTCTCTACCACCGAATTCCAATTTagtgaattttctttcagcACAATCGAATAACCACGTATCGGAGTAGTGATAGAATTTGGACTGctttggagaagaaaattcacCACCGTGCAGCAACGCTATACCAGAAGGATGTACGGCAACGGCTGCACTGGATCTGGGCAAAGGAGCATTCTTAGaaacatattttttccaagagtTATTCTTGATTGAGTATGAGTACAGATCATTATAAAAGTGCGTTAGTTTGGTTTCTGGATCCGTAAATTCACCACCGAAGATGAACAG
Proteins encoded in this window:
- the SKDI16G0160 gene encoding uncharacterized protein (similar to Saccharomyces cerevisiae YPL264C), whose product is MILQRISKDYLKPNYGLVLLIVSYFFNSSMVVSTKVLESDPLETSQSRINPLQILLVRMSITYCCTLAYMRWNKQNIPDIPWGAPSCRKWLILRGIMGFFGVFGMYFSLMYLSISDAVLITFMSPTLTIFLSFLLLGEPFSKFEALGSLISFSGVVLIIRPTFLFGQQSQDQESSQNDSVETKNPKLRLIAIGVSLLGVCGLSSVYIIIRHIGNKAHAIMSVSYFSLVTTVVAALGVMLIPALTLQLPHSWKQWGLFLNLGISGFIHQILLTMGIQRERAGRGSLMTYTQVIYAVFWDVVLFHHWPNMWTWCGMAVIVSSTIWVINMRASKQNIVATTELLSTSDFELDELED
- the KEL3 gene encoding Kel3p (similar to Saccharomyces cerevisiae KEL3 (YPL263C); ancestral locus Anc_6.10), which gives rise to MAKKAKKDKEAKKARTELKNQKNQKKQEKKFHKNKNKALDGDDEDESDQDLDEILSSFTKKQTELEHVDITAVERLSCRTHPLMFANPQHNKRELFIFGGEFTDPETKLTHFYNDLYSYSIKNNSWKKYVSKNAPLPRSSAAVAVHPSGIALLHGGEFSSPKQSKFYHYSDTWLFDCAERKFTKLEFGGRDSSPSARSGHRIIAWKNYFILFGGFRDLGNGQTSYLNDLWCFDISNYKWTKLETNTKPEARSGHCFIPTDNSAILMGGYCKIIAKNNKNLMKGKILNDAWKLNLTPDPKKWQWEKLKNFKNQPSPRVGYSFNLWKQNKSVAFGGVYDLQETEESLESVFYNDLYMFHLELNKWSKLRIKPQRQTNNKNAPLTSKRKSNKDQEKELQDLLNSILAKSNLNDDDDDDNTTTGSNSIDGDDEGEDDDSDLDNPENITISNQLPHPRFNAATCVVDDSLFIYSGVWELGEKDYPINSFYSIDLNKLDGVNVYWEDLSTIEEAKRLGDRDSDEDDFEYEDDDDDDGEDNDEEEQDVALLEGDEDEEGENEDNGQAQMEIPDERSWLPHPKPFETLRAFYLREGANFLTWSISNNKDLKGKHLKTKSFEICEDRWWERRDQVTLEEERLEDTGGIIERDTTTKISKRR